One genomic segment of Paenibacillus xylanexedens includes these proteins:
- a CDS encoding response regulator, producing MMKTIMLVDDDPHIVKALTDHIDWPSLGLSIAGTASNGLDALELFHRMNPDVVMTDVYLPGMTGLEITQTLRRDHPHLPIIILSGYDEFENARAAMRWGVNHFLLKPAEVEEIESVLREVLLEQDVRERHERLERTYKQEVGRVLPYLRKQFLHELLTTRYRAEELPKERMDYIGIHMSSQTRAISLQLNRPVFLTRMKERDWQLLRYGAADIIQETVKEQAARMNGQVEIVDYSDQVFVLLLLGDKDHLEECLPLVERMMDQIFTYLKIEVSAGIGRSKSHPCEVIDSYLESREAVETAEFQGGSRIYHYEASEDTEPSVTDYSLLLRQWNEAWTDIRPDLAEEVWHHIRLLLKEGNCVGIQDVQVVAVSLFDTLMHSWNRLHPMLAPPLAMSDFLREIQSKYALHDLVSWMDRIICDWLEQIRKEMGEKKSNKLIEQVKQYVELHYAEEISFEAIAKGLFVHPKYLSQLFKRVTGENFVSYLNGYRIQRALELLQSGHYMVYEVSEMTGFRNATYFSQVFKMLTGKSPSEVG from the coding sequence ATGATGAAGACCATTATGCTTGTTGATGACGATCCTCATATTGTAAAGGCGTTAACAGATCATATCGATTGGCCTTCTCTGGGCCTCAGCATTGCAGGCACTGCTTCCAATGGCTTGGATGCGCTGGAGTTGTTTCACCGCATGAATCCAGATGTCGTTATGACTGACGTCTATCTACCGGGGATGACCGGGCTTGAGATCACACAGACGTTGCGACGTGATCATCCCCACCTGCCGATCATCATTCTTAGTGGATATGACGAATTCGAGAACGCCCGGGCAGCCATGCGCTGGGGGGTGAATCACTTTTTGCTGAAGCCGGCAGAGGTTGAGGAGATTGAGTCTGTGCTGCGGGAGGTATTACTGGAACAAGATGTGCGGGAGCGGCATGAGCGGCTGGAGCGGACGTACAAGCAGGAGGTTGGACGGGTGCTTCCTTATTTGCGCAAACAATTCCTTCACGAACTGCTGACTACGCGATATCGGGCAGAGGAACTGCCTAAAGAACGCATGGACTATATAGGCATTCATATGTCCTCACAGACACGCGCCATTAGTCTGCAACTGAATCGCCCCGTATTTTTGACACGGATGAAAGAACGGGATTGGCAGCTTCTCCGCTATGGGGCGGCCGATATTATTCAGGAGACGGTGAAGGAGCAAGCGGCGCGCATGAATGGTCAGGTAGAGATTGTTGATTATTCGGATCAGGTATTTGTGTTGCTTCTATTAGGAGATAAAGATCATCTGGAGGAATGCCTGCCACTCGTGGAGAGGATGATGGATCAGATCTTTACGTATCTGAAAATTGAAGTGAGTGCTGGAATAGGAAGATCCAAAAGTCACCCATGTGAGGTGATAGATTCTTATCTGGAGAGCAGGGAAGCGGTGGAAACAGCAGAGTTTCAAGGTGGAAGTCGTATCTACCACTATGAAGCGTCAGAGGATACAGAACCAAGTGTGACCGATTATTCGCTATTACTTCGTCAATGGAATGAGGCTTGGACGGATATCAGACCTGATCTGGCGGAAGAGGTATGGCATCATATTCGGCTTTTGTTGAAAGAGGGCAACTGTGTTGGGATACAGGATGTACAGGTGGTGGCCGTCAGTCTGTTTGACACGTTGATGCATAGCTGGAACCGACTTCACCCTATGTTAGCGCCACCGCTGGCGATGAGTGATTTTCTGCGTGAAATTCAATCGAAATATGCTTTACATGATCTGGTAAGCTGGATGGATCGTATTATCTGCGATTGGCTGGAACAGATACGCAAGGAGATGGGTGAGAAGAAAAGCAATAAACTTATCGAGCAGGTGAAACAGTATGTAGAGCTTCATTACGCCGAAGAGATTAGTTTTGAAGCGATAGCCAAGGGGCTGTTCGTACATCCGAAGTATCTGAGCCAACTGTTCAAAAGGGTGACCGGTGAGAATTTCGTGAGTTATTTGAACGGGTACCGAATTCAGAGAGCGTTGGAACTGTTGCAGTCGGGACATTACATGGTATATGAGGTGAGCGAGATGACGGGGTTCCGTAATGCGACGTATTTCAGCCAGGTGTTCAAAATGCTTACGGGCAAGAGTCCGTCTGAGGTGGGGTAG
- the iolD gene encoding 3D-(3,5/4)-trihydroxycyclohexane-1,2-dione acylhydrolase (decyclizing): MKTIRLTMAQALLRYLDQQYISVDGVETKFVKGIIGIFGHGNVTGIGEALERSPGSLTYMQGKNEQGMVHTAAAYAKQKNRRQIYACTTSIGPGALNMITAAATATVNRIPVLLLPGDNFATREPDPVLQQLEVSSDYTISATDPFKAVSKYWDRIVRPEQLMIAVTQAMRVLTDPAETGAVTLALPQDVQAEAYDYPESFFARKVHYLDRRPPVQAAIERATEQIARGRKPLLVAGGGVLYSEASAQLVEFAEAFGIPIAETQAGKSAVSWDHPLNVGAIGVTGSLAANRLAREADVVIGVGTRFSDFTTASRSAFQHPEASFININLNGMDAAKLGGEAILADAREGLQALQKELQQRQYRSAYGASEIADLRAEWNAEVDRLYAAQHEAGLAQTTAVGIVNRTIDPSSVIVCAAGSLPGDLHRLWRPSEPKTYHMEYGFSCMGYEVSGAFGAALAEPDREVYAMVGDGSYLMLHSEFVTSLQEQKKMTVLLFNNNGFQCIHNLQREHGSDGFGNEFRYRESESGRLTGDYMPMDFAAHARSMGAKSYRAETAEQLEQALRDAKNETVSTLIEIPVVPGTNAGGYESWWNVGVPEVSAEEKVVHAHHTMQANRAKARLI, from the coding sequence ATGAAAACAATTCGATTAACGATGGCTCAGGCACTGCTTCGATATCTGGATCAGCAATATATTTCGGTTGACGGTGTGGAAACCAAGTTTGTGAAGGGAATCATCGGCATTTTTGGACATGGCAACGTAACAGGCATTGGAGAAGCGTTGGAGCGCAGTCCGGGAAGCCTGACGTATATGCAAGGCAAGAACGAACAAGGTATGGTGCATACGGCAGCGGCTTATGCCAAGCAGAAGAACCGTAGACAGATCTATGCATGTACAACATCCATTGGACCTGGTGCTTTGAATATGATTACAGCCGCAGCTACTGCAACGGTGAACCGGATACCGGTTTTATTGCTTCCTGGAGATAACTTTGCTACACGGGAACCGGACCCGGTACTTCAGCAGTTGGAAGTGAGCAGTGACTATACAATCTCAGCCACTGATCCATTCAAAGCCGTCAGCAAGTACTGGGATCGCATCGTTCGTCCCGAACAGCTGATGATTGCTGTTACACAGGCCATGCGTGTGCTAACCGATCCAGCAGAGACGGGAGCAGTAACGCTCGCACTGCCGCAGGATGTGCAGGCAGAGGCGTACGATTATCCAGAATCGTTCTTTGCCCGCAAAGTACATTATCTGGACCGTCGCCCCCCGGTACAGGCAGCCATTGAACGGGCAACGGAACAGATTGCCCGTGGCAGAAAGCCGCTACTCGTTGCAGGCGGCGGTGTGTTGTACTCTGAGGCATCCGCCCAGCTCGTGGAATTCGCGGAGGCATTTGGTATTCCGATCGCCGAGACGCAGGCGGGCAAGAGTGCAGTCTCTTGGGACCACCCACTAAATGTGGGGGCCATCGGGGTTACCGGCTCTCTGGCAGCCAATAGGCTGGCGAGAGAAGCGGATGTGGTGATCGGCGTCGGTACGCGGTTCTCGGATTTTACGACGGCGTCCCGCTCTGCTTTTCAACATCCGGAAGCTTCATTCATCAACATTAACCTGAACGGCATGGATGCCGCCAAGCTAGGCGGGGAAGCCATTCTGGCAGATGCACGCGAAGGATTGCAGGCTTTGCAGAAGGAATTGCAGCAAAGACAATACCGAAGTGCATATGGTGCATCCGAAATCGCTGATCTCCGCGCTGAGTGGAATGCAGAAGTGGATCGGCTGTATGCAGCTCAACATGAAGCAGGGCTGGCACAGACTACAGCAGTTGGCATCGTTAACCGGACCATTGATCCATCCTCCGTCATAGTGTGTGCGGCAGGCAGTCTGCCGGGTGATCTACATCGTCTGTGGCGTCCGTCTGAACCAAAGACATACCACATGGAGTATGGATTCTCCTGTATGGGGTACGAGGTAAGTGGAGCGTTCGGAGCAGCACTTGCCGAGCCGGATCGTGAAGTGTACGCCATGGTAGGGGATGGCAGTTATCTGATGCTGCATTCGGAGTTTGTGACTAGTTTGCAGGAACAGAAGAAGATGACCGTTCTATTATTCAACAACAATGGATTCCAATGTATTCATAATTTACAGCGGGAACATGGTAGTGACGGGTTCGGCAATGAGTTCCGTTATCGGGAATCCGAGAGTGGACGACTGACCGGGGATTACATGCCGATGGACTTTGCTGCACACGCCCGAAGCATGGGAGCCAAATCCTATAGAGCGGAGACAGCAGAACAGCTGGAACAGGCACTCCGAGATGCGAAGAACGAAACAGTGAGTACGTTGATTGAGATTCCGGTCGTGCCTGGAACCAACGCAGGTGGATACGAGTCGTGGTGGAATGTAGGTGTGCCTGAGGTATCTGCCGAAGAAAAGGTAGTTCATGCTCATCACACCATGCAAGCCAACCGTGCTAAAGCAAGACTTATTTAA
- the iolE gene encoding myo-inosose-2 dehydratase, translating to MSKLPFQLGIHPINWVGEDVKEHGDATTCAQILDDIQRLGLTGTEMGRKYPTDPAILREELSKRNINLVSQWKSVLFSDPAYRQSELDSYRRHAEFLQSMGSKVISTAEVGGSLHFDPRRTPNEKEVLRLSESEWHILAEGLNEAGAIAREHGLKLTYHHHGGTVVEQPDEIDRLMELTDPSLVYLLYDTGHAYYGGANPLELLRKHYDRIAYIHLKDIRPHVLDEARAEQSDFVGCIRRGVFTVPGDGCIDFAPILQELITRGYDGWAMLEGEQDPAIHNPYEYAKRSLNYMESLYQHS from the coding sequence ATGAGCAAGCTGCCATTCCAGCTTGGGATTCATCCGATCAATTGGGTCGGTGAAGATGTGAAGGAGCATGGTGATGCGACAACGTGTGCACAGATTCTGGATGATATTCAGCGTCTTGGGCTGACAGGTACAGAGATGGGACGTAAATATCCAACTGATCCTGCTATATTGCGTGAGGAATTGAGTAAAAGGAATATCAATCTGGTCTCCCAGTGGAAATCGGTACTTTTCTCCGATCCGGCGTATCGTCAGTCGGAGCTGGACAGTTATCGCAGACATGCGGAATTTCTGCAATCCATGGGCAGTAAGGTGATCAGTACGGCGGAGGTAGGCGGGTCACTTCATTTTGATCCAAGACGGACACCGAATGAAAAAGAAGTGCTTAGACTCAGCGAATCTGAATGGCATATCCTCGCTGAAGGATTGAATGAAGCAGGAGCCATTGCCCGTGAACATGGGTTGAAGCTTACGTACCATCATCATGGAGGCACAGTGGTAGAACAACCGGATGAGATTGATCGACTGATGGAGCTGACAGACCCTTCTCTCGTGTATCTGCTCTATGATACTGGTCATGCCTATTATGGCGGAGCCAATCCGCTTGAACTGTTGCGCAAACATTATGATCGGATCGCCTATATCCATCTGAAAGACATTCGCCCTCATGTGCTGGATGAAGCACGCGCGGAGCAGTCTGATTTTGTCGGATGTATTCGTAGAGGCGTGTTCACTGTACCAGGAGATGGATGCATTGATTTTGCACCAATTCTGCAAGAACTGATCACACGAGGGTACGATGGCTGGGCGATGCTAGAAGGAGAGCAGGACCCTGCGATTCATAACCCTTATGAGTATGCGAAGCGATCTTTGAACTATATGGAGTCGTTATACCAACACAGCTGA
- the iolC gene encoding 5-dehydro-2-deoxygluconokinase, with translation MTYVSFPVSRKKDFTAIGRLCIDLNANEINRPMEETMTFTKYVGGSPANITIGMSRLGMETAFIGKIAGDQMGRFIQSYLEKNGIDTSNVVTDDTGAVTGLAFTEIKSPTDCSILMYRDNVADLLLQAQEVQEQLIADSKVLLISGTALAQSPSREAVLQALTYAKKHGTVIVFDLDYRPYTWTSDEETAVYYNLAAEKCDIILGTREEFDMMETFDHNPDHSDQVTAQKWFDFSANIVVIKHGKEGSIAYTREGLSHRADSYPAKVVKTFGAGDSYAAGFLYGLMQGWTIERSMAYGSGAASIVISSHSCSDAMPTVEQVNDYIERCNRGEITVS, from the coding sequence ATGACTTACGTATCCTTTCCGGTATCCAGGAAGAAGGATTTCACCGCGATTGGCCGCTTGTGCATCGACTTGAACGCCAACGAGATCAATCGCCCGATGGAAGAGACGATGACGTTCACGAAGTATGTTGGTGGCTCTCCGGCCAATATTACGATTGGCATGTCCAGACTGGGTATGGAGACGGCTTTTATCGGTAAGATCGCGGGTGACCAGATGGGCAGATTCATCCAGAGTTATTTGGAGAAGAACGGCATCGACACATCAAATGTAGTTACAGATGACACTGGAGCGGTGACAGGGCTTGCTTTTACCGAAATCAAAAGCCCAACGGATTGCAGTATCCTGATGTACCGGGACAATGTAGCTGATCTGTTATTACAGGCGCAAGAGGTACAAGAGCAGTTGATTGCTGACTCCAAAGTGCTGTTAATCTCAGGCACAGCCCTCGCGCAGAGCCCATCCCGTGAAGCCGTATTACAGGCACTAACGTATGCAAAAAAACATGGCACAGTTATTGTGTTTGATCTGGACTATCGCCCATACACATGGACATCGGACGAAGAGACAGCGGTCTATTACAACCTTGCAGCCGAGAAATGCGATATCATCCTCGGCACACGTGAAGAGTTCGACATGATGGAGACATTCGACCACAATCCGGATCATAGCGATCAAGTAACTGCACAGAAATGGTTTGATTTCTCAGCGAATATTGTAGTAATCAAACACGGGAAGGAAGGATCCATTGCTTATACGCGTGAAGGGCTTTCCCATCGTGCGGACAGCTATCCGGCAAAAGTGGTCAAAACGTTCGGCGCAGGCGATTCCTATGCGGCTGGGTTCCTGTATGGATTGATGCAGGGCTGGACAATTGAGCGCAGTATGGCGTATGGCAGTGGCGCAGCAAGTATCGTCATTTCGAGCCACAGCTGTTCGGATGCGATGCCAACGGTGGAACAGGTGAATGACTACATCGAACGTTGCAATCGGGGCGAGATTACCGTGTCTTGA
- a CDS encoding CoA-acylating methylmalonate-semialdehyde dehydrogenase, which yields MGKGISEASATATMVQNWIGGAWVTPASTRTEPVVNPATEEVIAHVPLSEQADVDLAVQTAQEAFKSWSSTPVPRRARILFRYQQLLVEHWEELARLVTLENGKSYAEAYGEVLRGIECVEFAAGAPNLMMGKQLPDIATGLESGMYRYPIGVIGGITPFNFPMMVPCWMFPLAIACGNTFVLKPSERTPLLAGRLAELFKEAGLPDGVLNIVHGAHDVVNGLLEHKDVQAISFVGSQPVAEYVYTTASKHGKRVQALAGAKNHSIVMPDADLDLTVKEITSAAFGSAGERCMACAVVVAVGDVADELVQKLVEAADRITIGNGMDEGVFLGPVIRGPHKERTLSYIEAGEQEGAALIRDGRKDQATGESGYFVGPTVFDQVDSNMKIWQDEIFAPVLSVARVSTLEEAVELANRSDFANGACLFTRSGASMRQFRETIDAGMLGINLGVPAPMAFFPFSGWKKSFYGDLHANGTDGVEFYTRKKMVTARW from the coding sequence ATGGGAAAAGGAATTTCTGAAGCGTCTGCAACAGCGACAATGGTACAAAACTGGATCGGAGGTGCCTGGGTAACCCCAGCGTCAACTCGCACGGAGCCAGTGGTGAATCCGGCTACAGAAGAGGTTATTGCACATGTGCCACTATCCGAACAAGCGGACGTGGATCTGGCGGTTCAGACAGCACAAGAAGCGTTCAAATCCTGGAGCAGCACACCGGTTCCGCGCCGTGCACGTATTCTGTTCCGCTACCAGCAGTTGCTGGTTGAACATTGGGAAGAGCTCGCTCGCCTAGTGACACTGGAGAACGGTAAAAGTTATGCCGAAGCGTACGGCGAGGTATTACGTGGCATTGAATGCGTCGAGTTCGCGGCAGGTGCCCCGAATCTGATGATGGGCAAACAACTGCCTGATATCGCGACAGGACTGGAGTCGGGCATGTACCGCTACCCAATCGGCGTAATTGGGGGGATTACCCCGTTCAACTTCCCGATGATGGTGCCGTGCTGGATGTTCCCGCTGGCTATTGCGTGTGGTAACACCTTTGTCCTGAAGCCGTCCGAGCGCACACCGCTGCTGGCAGGCCGCCTGGCAGAGCTGTTCAAGGAAGCGGGGCTTCCGGACGGCGTGCTCAACATCGTTCACGGTGCGCATGATGTCGTGAACGGGTTGCTGGAACATAAGGATGTTCAAGCGATCTCCTTTGTCGGATCACAACCTGTGGCTGAATACGTCTACACTACCGCATCCAAGCATGGCAAACGGGTACAGGCACTCGCGGGTGCCAAAAACCACTCCATCGTTATGCCGGACGCCGATCTGGATCTAACCGTGAAAGAGATTACCAGTGCAGCTTTTGGTTCAGCAGGGGAGCGTTGCATGGCATGTGCGGTTGTTGTGGCTGTGGGTGATGTGGCTGACGAACTGGTACAAAAGCTGGTGGAAGCGGCAGACCGCATTACCATTGGTAACGGCATGGATGAGGGCGTGTTCCTCGGTCCTGTCATCCGTGGACCACATAAAGAGCGTACACTCAGTTACATTGAAGCCGGAGAGCAGGAAGGCGCGGCATTGATTCGGGATGGACGTAAGGATCAGGCGACAGGTGAATCCGGTTATTTTGTAGGGCCTACGGTATTCGACCAAGTTGATAGCAATATGAAAATCTGGCAGGATGAGATCTTTGCTCCGGTACTCTCGGTGGCAAGAGTGTCTACGCTGGAGGAAGCCGTTGAGCTGGCGAACCGTTCTGATTTTGCCAACGGGGCGTGTCTGTTCACCCGCAGCGGGGCGAGTATGCGTCAATTCCGTGAAACAATTGATGCGGGCATGTTGGGTATTAACCTGGGCGTACCTGCGCCAATGGCATTTTTCCCGTTTTCCGGTTGGAAAAAGTCCTTCTATGGTGATCTACATGCCAATGGTACGGATGGTGTTGAATTCTACACTCGCAAGAAGATGGTAACGGCGC